CATAAAGGAAGGTTTAAGATGGAACTGATGATTGCTGCTTTATTTATTCTGGGTGCCTTGTTATTAGGTGCTATGAGTCCGGGGCCGAGTTTTCTGGTGGTTGCCCGGTCGGCAGTCAGCCGCTCCCGTAAAGAAGCGCTGGTAACTGCATGGGGTGTAGGGTTGGGTGGCTTATTATTTGCTGTGCTCGGCTTACTTGGCTTGCAGGTGGTGCTGCAAAGCGTTCCTCAGCTGTATCTGTTACTTAAATTACTGGGCGGTGCATATCTGTTGTATCTGGGCTGGAGTATCTGGCGTGGTGCATCACAGCCAGTACAGGTTCAGGCTGATGATGTTCAGAAAAACAATGGCCGGCCATTATTCAGGGCGTTTGCAACGGGCCTGCTGACACAGATAAGTAATCCGAAAACTGCCGTAGTGTTTAGCAGTATCTTTGCAGCATTATTGCCTGTTGAGCAGCCAGTATGGTTTCTGGTGACGCTGTTGATACTGGTAGGGTTACTTGAATTCATTTGGTACAGTCTGGTTGCTATGTTGCTTTCTGCACCTGCTTCACAGCGCACATACTTGCGTGGCAAGAGCTGCTTTGATCGAATTGCCGCGGTAATGATGGGGGCGCTGGGCGCCAGGTTACTGGCGCACACAGATAGTTAACTGGAGAGGCTGGTTTAGGCGGCTGATTTAACTGGCCGATTTAACCGGCTGATTTAACAGATGAGCTCAGACTGCTAGTTAATATGCGTTAAATTGCTGCCTGAGGCTTAGCAGGCTTTGGCAAGTAGTGCATGACATAGCGCAGAGCCACGTAACTAACTACAGCGGTAGCAATCCATAACTCACCTTTAGCAATCATTTCGACTTGCTGTGTGAGTACAGGATCTATATTACGTTCTGCGAGAAATCCTGC
The DNA window shown above is from Aliamphritea ceti and carries:
- a CDS encoding LysE family translocator — protein: MELMIAALFILGALLLGAMSPGPSFLVVARSAVSRSRKEALVTAWGVGLGGLLFAVLGLLGLQVVLQSVPQLYLLLKLLGGAYLLYLGWSIWRGASQPVQVQADDVQKNNGRPLFRAFATGLLTQISNPKTAVVFSSIFAALLPVEQPVWFLVTLLILVGLLEFIWYSLVAMLLSAPASQRTYLRGKSCFDRIAAVMMGALGARLLAHTDS